DNA sequence from the Cohnella herbarum genome:
GCATTAAATGTCCGGCATATTGCTTCGTAATCGGCAGCCCCGTCAACTGAACGGAGATGGCTCCCGCCTTAAGCGTTCCGACGATCGCCATCACGGCGCTGAACAGCATTTGCGGTTTCATCGACGGAACGGTAATGTAGAACACTTCCTGAAGCCGGTTCGCGATGCCGTCGATGCGTCCCGCTTCGTAAAGCTCCCGATTGACCGTGTCGAAGCCGGCGAGCATCGCCAGAAACCCGACGCCGAAGCTCATCCAGATCGTGACCAGGATCATGACGTTCAGCAGATACTTCGGATCCTGCAGCCACAGCACCGGCGTCTGAATCCAATCCATTCGCATCAGGAAATTGTTGAGATAGCCGACGTAATCGCCGCTGAAGGCGGCCTGCCACACGACGACGAGCGCGACGCCCCCTGCCATCGACGGGGCGTACATCGCGAGCGTGACGATATCCCGCACGCTTTTGGGCAGCTGGTAAATAAGCCAGGCAAGGAAAAACGTGAGCAAATACCCGATCGGACCGACAAAAAAAGCGAACTTCAACGTGTTGGGCAACGCGTATTTCATGAAGATCGTG
Encoded proteins:
- a CDS encoding carbohydrate ABC transporter permease, with the translated sequence MKLSLLRRMWSERIAYAFMAPFLLCFASFILLPVFMAILMSFTSYDAFRSPHMIGFKNYAALLTQDTIFMKYALPNTLKFAFFVGPIGYLLTFFLAWLIYQLPKSVRDIVTLAMYAPSMAGGVALVVVWQAAFSGDYVGYLNNFLMRMDWIQTPVLWLQDPKYLLNVMILVTIWMSFGVGFLAMLAGFDTVNRELYEAGRIDGIANRLQEVFYITVPSMKPQMLFSAVMAIVGTLKAGAISVQLTGLPITKQYAGHLMLNHIDDYAFIRFELGYASMLSVVLLLFSYAAMRFSYRLFGPKEGD